The nucleotide window GTTGTTGAACTCGTCGACCCATTGCTGGACGATCCCGGTGATGTCGAAGGAGAGGGCGCAGCCCCAGTAGCAGGGCCCGTCCGGCGCGCCGCGGGATATCGGGTACGAGAGCGTCGGTGTCCAGTTGCCCGGACGGTTGTTCCAGGTGATCGTCATCTCGTCCCAGGGGGAGACCACCGGCGAGAACTGGATCGTTCCGTCGAGATATGCGGCCCACAGGGTGACGGTCGCGGCATTGACCGTCGCGCCGGCCGGTATCGCCGAGATGTCGAACTCGACGTACGCGGCGCAATGCGCGACGATCCCCATGATCTGGAAATATTCGTTGTCCCCGAAATTGGTCGCATCCCACCCGGAGAAGGCGTTGGTGACGTACGAATCCTTGCCATCCGACCCCGGCTGGCGGACGATCTCGATCGCGTCGCCGTCGCCCGCGACGGCCAGCATGGATACGACGAGCAGGATCAGGCACGTGAGCGGAGTCGTCGGCATTCGCATCATATCGGCATACCTCTCGTGATCGATGGGGAATTCCGTTCTCGCGGCGCCGGAACGCCGGCCCGCCGGACGATCAATCCATAGCATAAAATCAGCCAATATCGCCGGGAACGGCCGCGATGCCCCGTGCGTCGCGCGGATGGCGGCGGGAACGACGAGGGTTGCCACGATCGCCCGCATCGGCTATCCTCCGTATATAGCGGATGGAAAATACATGTCACGTATCCACGGATCGCACCATGCGCGCGCCGTGATCGCAACGATCGCCGCGGCGGGCGCGCTTCTCGCCGCGCCGTCCGGCGCCGCGGAGATCACGGTCGTCTACCGGTTCGGCGAGCCCGCCCGCGTCGACGCGGGCGGGGGATTCACGCGGATCGAGTTTTCCTCGACGGTGCAGAGCGGCCGGCCGGGCGAGCCGGGGTACCCCTTCCGCGGCGCGGCGATTTTGCTGCCCCCCGGCGAGGGGGTCTCCGGCGTCCGGGTCGAGCGGCGCGGATGGCGCGAGCTCGAGGGGTCGCATCTCCTCCGCCCGATCCAGATCCCCGTGCCGATCCGATCGAGCGCCTCTCGCGAGCGGCCGTTCCTGTTCGACGCGGCCGCCTACGGCGTCGACCGGTGGGTCCATCCCCCCGAACCCCGTTTCACGACGCAGTTCTTCCGGGGCCACGCGATCGCGGTCGGCTGCATCAGCCCGCTCGCCTACCGCCCGAAAAACCGCGCGGTCGGCTGGTACGGCGAGATCGAGATCACGATCGAGACGGCGCCCGCCGCGGCGGCGGCCGCCGCCCTCGCGCTGATGCGCACCGATCCCGAAACGATCCGGCAGCTCGCGGCGATCGTCGACAATCCGGAGGCCGCGCCCGGGGGCGGCGACACGTTCCTCGCGGCGAGCGGCCCCGACGACTACGAGTACCTCATCGTCACGCGCGACAGCCTGCGCGACGCGCTCGTCCCCTTCCGCGATCACCACACCCGGCGGGGCATGCGAACGCGCATCCGCTCCGTCGAGCAGATCGAGGCCCTCTTCCCGGGCGTCGACACGGCCGAGCGGATCCGCAACGCGATCATCCACGAATACGTGAACAGCGGGATCACGCACGTGCTCCTGGCGGGGGATTCGGACGGGCCGCCGGGCAACGTCAAGCCCGTCCCCCACCGAAGCTTCTACTGCCACGTGCCGGACGAGCACGATGAGGAGTTCAACCTCCCGGCCGACGTCTACTACGCCGCCCTCGACGGCGACTGGAACGCC belongs to Candidatus Krumholzibacteriota bacterium and includes:
- a CDS encoding DNRLRE domain-containing protein, giving the protein MMRMPTTPLTCLILLVVSMLAVAGDGDAIEIVRQPGSDGKDSYVTNAFSGWDATNFGDNEYFQIMGIVAHCAAYVEFDISAIPAGATVNAATVTLWAAYLDGTIQFSPVVSPWDEMTITWNNRPGNWTPTLSYPISRGAPDGPCYWGCALSFDITGIVQQWVDEFNNGLLITADTGYTSFMMASSDNLTHPHPMLTVDYTEPLAVEGSTWGAIKSLCR